From a region of the Tachysurus fulvidraco isolate hzauxx_2018 chromosome 5, HZAU_PFXX_2.0, whole genome shotgun sequence genome:
- the LOC113634501 gene encoding hydroxycarboxylic acid receptor 2-like, protein MESGLNTVEMSNFSLPPNVTDLGWRQPLWYHYEQCAEAPYAFLFYFIVKVFNLALGFPANTLVMWRIARCKSEGSTSDVFIFNLAAQDTFFCLMTPIELTNRLYLDHWGIWHLQHFAYGVKDTTPLFLTCICLDRYMAVVHPIVFTNIRDNRIRKGISALVWVMILAYAITESILGVMSVTKVFSSLILSSFFIMVFCNISIIWVLRKSVAGKETMNPVKKKAFKMVVILLAIIVFNYLPPVALMPFASTYTFIQMNCQISVSVFSIMDLSSTIDPILYISKTDKMNFCSCLKGTAKKTETNVSV, encoded by the exons ATGGAGAGTG GTCTCAATACCGTTGAGATGAGTAACTTCTCACTACCCCCAAACGTTACAGATCTTGGCTGGCGTCAGCCGCTTTGGTACCACTACGAACAGTGTGCCGAGGCTCCGTATGCCTTCCTCTTTTACTTCATTGTCAAAGTTTTTAACCTGGCCTTGGGATTCCCCGCCAACACACTGGTGATGTGGCGCATAGCAAGGTGCAAAAGTGAAGGCTCCACGTCCGAcgtgtttatcttcaacctaGCTGCACAGGATACATTCTTCTGCCTGATGACTCCTATAGAACTGACAAACCGGCTGTATTTGGACCACTGGGGCATCTGGCACCTACAGCATTTTGCCTATGGAGTAAAAGATACAACACCGTTGTTCCTTACCTGCATCTGTTTGGACAGGTACATGGCTGTCGTGCACCCTATAGTGTTCACGAACATCCGCGATAACCGCATACGTAAAGGCATCTCAGCCTTGGTATGGGTGATGATCTTGGCTTATGCTATCACAGAGAGCATTTTAGGAGTAATGAGTGTGACCAAGGTGTTCAGCAGCCTCATCCTGTCTTCCTTTTTCATCATGGTCTTCTGCAACATATCCATCATCTGGGTGTTGCGCAAGAGTGTCGCTGGCAAAGAGACCATGAACCCTGTGAAGAAGAAAGCCTTTAAAATGGTGGTCATCCTGCTGGCTATCATTGTCTTCAACTATTTGCCACCTGTGGCACTCATGCCATTTGCCTCCACCTACACTTTCATCCAGATGAACTGCCAAATTAGCGTCTCGGTCTTCTCTATCATGGATTTGAGCAGCACCATTGATCCGATACTTTACATCTCCAAGACGGACAAAATGAACTTCTGCTCCTGTCTGAAGGGAACCGCAAAAAAAACGGAAACGAATGttagtgtgtaa
- the LOC113634502 gene encoding hydroxycarboxylic acid receptor 2-like, which produces MRLYQGSPDDKVLNRGRVKPERIQDDESRFCSKNSLVRESGLNNSEMSNFSLPPNVTDLGWHQPLWYKYEQCAVGPYAFIFYFIVKVFNLALGFPTNMLVMWRIARCKSEASTSDVFIFNLAIVDAFFCLMTPVDLMNRLYLDNWGVWKLQNLSYGMKDTTPLFFTCICLDRYMAVVHPILFTNIRDNRIRIGITTLVWVMILAYAITESILGIPSVTNVFSSLILTSFFIMVFCNISIIWVLRKSIAGKETMNPVKKKAFKMVVILLAIIVFNYLPPVVIMPFGSTFTFFQRHCQISVSIYSIMDLSSTIDPILYISKTDRNNFCSCLKGNANNPEKNHNV; this is translated from the exons ATGCGCTTATACCAGGGTTCCCCAGATGACAAGGTGCTAAACAGAGGAAGGGTCAAGCCAGAACGAATACAAGACGACGAGTCACGCTTCTGTAGCAAGAACAGTTTGGTGAGGGAGAGTG GTCTCAATAACAGTGAGATGAGTAACTTCTCACTACCCCCAAACGTTACGGATCTCGGTTGGCATCAACCACTTTGGTACAAGTACGAACAGTGTGCCGTGGGTCCGTATGCATTCATCTTTTACTTCATCGTCAAAGTTTTTAACCTGGCCTTGGGATTCCCCACTAATATGCTGGTGATGTGGCGCATAGCAAGGTGCAAAAGTGAAGCTTCCACGTCCGatgtgtttatcttcaacctaGCCATAGTGGATGCTTTTTtctgcctgatgacgcctgtgGATCTGATGAACCGCCTGTATTTGGACAACTGGGGTGTCTGGAAGTTACAGAATCTTTCCTATGGAATGAAAGATACAACACCACTGTTCTTTACCTGCATCTGCTTGGACAGGTACATGGCTGTCGTGCACCCTATATTGTTCACGAACATCCGCGATAACCGCATACGCATAGGCATCACAACCTTGGTATGGGTGATGATCTTGGCTTATGCTATCACAGAGAGCATTTTAGGAATACCGAGTGTGACCAACGTGTTCAGCAGCCTCATACTGACTTCCTTTTTCATCATGGTCTTCTGCAACATATCCATCATCTGGGTGTTGCGCAAGAGTATTGCTGGCAAAGAGACCATGAACCCTGTGAAGAAGAAAGCCTTTAAAATGGTGGTCATCCTGCTGGCTATCATTGTCTTCAACTATTTGCCACCTGTGGTGATCATGCCGTTTGGCTCCACCTTCACGTTTTTCCAGAGGCACTGCCAAATCAGTGTATCGATCTACTCTATCATGGACTTGAGCAGCACAATTGATCCGATACTTTACATCTCCAAGACGGACAGAAATAATTTCTGCTCCTGTCTGAAAGGAAACGCAAACAACccagaaaaaaatcacaatgtgtaa